In Ruminiclostridium papyrosolvens DSM 2782, the following proteins share a genomic window:
- a CDS encoding LytR/AlgR family response regulator transcription factor: MKHKKYSNMVINFNLGEVEYLRIAICDDDHGDLLQIASLLESYRRESKAELTYASFQNAIELLVSMENRDYDVLLLDVLMPGMSGMQAAHEIRERNSRIQIVFLTSSPEYAVESYSVRAHHYLLKPASEEKLFPILDNLLYYYKKPEDALCIKTQSSVFSLPYGKIEYIEVIAKKLYFYLTDHGTREVTGRLSDFEQALLKRPGFIKVHRSYLVNLQCVQELRQGELITVSGRRVPVSRAAYPHVRTAYTKFLFSEAEEMEQDGRGGVE, from the coding sequence ATGAAACATAAAAAGTATAGTAATATGGTTATAAATTTTAACTTAGGAGAGGTGGAATACTTGAGAATTGCCATTTGTGACGATGATCATGGAGATCTGCTGCAGATCGCTTCTCTACTGGAATCATACCGACGTGAGAGCAAGGCAGAACTAACCTATGCAAGCTTTCAAAACGCTATTGAACTTTTGGTTTCTATGGAAAACAGGGACTATGATGTGCTGCTTCTGGATGTGTTAATGCCGGGCATGAGCGGTATGCAGGCTGCTCACGAAATTAGAGAGAGAAACAGTCGGATACAGATCGTATTCCTGACCTCCTCTCCGGAATACGCCGTGGAGAGCTACAGCGTGAGGGCACATCATTATCTTTTAAAGCCCGCCTCAGAGGAAAAGCTCTTTCCGATTCTGGATAATTTGCTGTATTATTACAAAAAGCCTGAGGACGCCTTGTGTATCAAAACGCAATCCAGCGTGTTCAGTCTCCCTTATGGGAAAATAGAATACATAGAGGTCATCGCAAAAAAACTGTATTTTTATCTGACGGACCACGGCACGCGGGAGGTAACAGGAAGGCTGTCAGATTTTGAACAAGCCCTGCTGAAAAGACCCGGTTTTATAAAAGTACATCGCTCTTATCTCGTGAATCTGCAGTGTGTGCAGGAGTTAAGGCAGGGAGAGCTTATCACCGTGTCCGGGCGGCGTGTGCCTGTGTCCAGGGCTGCCTATCCGCATGTACGAACTGCATACACAAAGTTCCTGTTCTCTGAGGCAGAAGAGATGGAGCAGGACGGAAGAGGCGGTGTTGAATGA